Proteins encoded in a region of the Cyclopterus lumpus isolate fCycLum1 chromosome 23, fCycLum1.pri, whole genome shotgun sequence genome:
- the pyroxd1 gene encoding pyridine nucleotide-disulfide oxidoreductase domain-containing protein 1 isoform X2, with amino-acid sequence MAARKEKTFRFMIVGGGIAGVTCVEQLSSQIPSADVALITAGPHIKAVTNYKQVSKTLEEFDVEERPSSVLAEKFPNLTIIHSAVKSLCTQSHSVETADGRVFGYEKLCICGGGRPKLLTWDNPYVLGIRDTDSAQDLQKQLSRAKRIVVVGNGGIALELVYEVEGCEVIWAVKDKAIGNPFFDAGAAQFFIPSLEVDKPERAAPCKRTRYTTEEPEPGASQTFTADRNARRRGSGPTEAGSALGPDWHEGIVLRGAEQVSRRVSLEYQCEVEKIFTSAELLDSPQQTIGAENGSWPVYIQLTNGKTFGCDFVVSATGVVPNAEPFLHGNNFALADDGGLQVDDHMMTSEPDVYAAGDVCTACWEHSALWQQMRLWTQARQMGWYAGRCMAAHMLSEPIELDFCFELFSHITKFFNYKVVLLGKFNGQGLGPDQELLLRCTKGREYVKVVLSGGRMVGAVLIGETDLEETFENLILNQMDLTPYGEELLNPNIDIEDYFD; translated from the exons ATGGCAGCTAGAAAAGAGAAGACATTTAGGTTTATGATCGTAGGAGGTGGCATCGCGGGTGTGACATGTGTTGAGCAG CTGTCATCCCAGATTCCGTCAGCTGACGTGGCTCTGATTACAGCAGGTCCCCATATCAAGGCAGTTACCAACTATAAacag GTGTCCAAGACTCTGGAAGAGTTTGATGTTGAGGAGCGACCATCCAGTGTTTTGGCGGAGAAGTTTCCCAACCTTACTATCATCCACTCTGCTGTGAAATCCCTTTGCACACAATCACAT TCTGTGGAAACTGCAGACGGACGGGTATTCGGTTATGAGAAGCTGTGTATCTGCGGCGGGGGCAGACCCAAGCTCCTAACCTGGGACAACCCTTATGTCCTGGGGATACGGGATACAGACAGCGCCCAG gaTCTCCAGAAGCAGTTATCCAGAGCAAAGagaattgttgttgttggcaacGGTGGGATTGCACTGGAATTAGT GTATGAAGTGGAGGGCTGCGAGGTGATCTGGGCTGTGAAGGACAAGGCCATAGGAAACCCCTTCTTTGACGCCGGGGCAGCACAGTTCTTCATTCCATCACTGGAGGTGGACAAACCAGAAAGAGCTGCTCCGTGTAAGAGAACTCGCTACACCAcagaggaaccagaaccaggagcgTCCCAGACCTTCACAGCAG ATAGGAACGCACGAAGGCGCGGTTCTGGTCCTACAGAGGCTGGCAGTGCCCTCGGTCCAGACTGGCACGAGGGGATAGTTTTACGAGGAGCCGAGCAG GTTTCCCGCAGAGTTTCATTGGAATACCAGTGTGAGGTGGAAAAGATCTTCACCTCGGCGGAGCTGCTCGATTCCCCTCAGCAAACAATCGGAGCAGAGAATG GATCCTGGCCAGTTTACATCCAGCTGACGAATGGCAAAACATTTGGCTGTGATTTTGTCGTCAGTGCCACTGGTGTCGTGCCAAACGCTGAGCCATTTCTCCATGGCAACAAT tttgcaCTGGCAGACGATGGCGGCCTGCAGGTAGACGACCACATGATGACATCAGAGCCAGATGTGTATGCTGCAGGAGACGTGTGCACTGCATGCTGGGAACACAGCGCACTGTGGCAGCAG aTGCGTTTGTGGACGCAGGCCCGTCAGATGGGCTGGTACGCCGGCCGCTGCATGGCGGCACACATGTTGTCAGAACCAATAGAATTGGACTTCTGCTTCGAACTCTTCTCGCACATTACCAAATTCTTCAACTACAAG GTGGTCCTGCTGGGGAAGTTCAATGGGCAGGGGCTGGGCCCCGaccaggagctgctgctccGCTGCACCAAAGGCCGGGAGTATGTCAAG GTCGTTCTCAGTGGAGGTAGGATGGTGGGAGCAGTGCTGATCGGGGAAACCGACCTGGAAGAGACCTTTGAGAACCTGATCCTCAACCAGATGGATCTGACCCCTTACGGAGAGGAGCTGCTCAACCCCAACATTGATATTGAAGATTACTTCGACTGA
- the pyroxd1 gene encoding pyridine nucleotide-disulfide oxidoreductase domain-containing protein 1 isoform X1: MAARKEKTFRFMIVGGGIAGVTCVEQLSSQIPSADVALITAGPHIKAVTNYKQVSKTLEEFDVEERPSSVLAEKFPNLTIIHSAVKSLCTQSHSVETADGRVFGYEKLCICGGGRPKLLTWDNPYVLGIRDTDSAQDLQKQLSRAKRIVVVGNGGIALELVYEVEGCEVIWAVKDKAIGNPFFDAGAAQFFIPSLEVDKPERAAPCKRTRYTTEEPEPGASQTFTADRNARRRGSGPTEAGSALGPDWHEGIVLRGAEQVSRRVSLEYQCEVEKIFTSAELLDSPQQTIGAENEGSWPVYIQLTNGKTFGCDFVVSATGVVPNAEPFLHGNNFALADDGGLQVDDHMMTSEPDVYAAGDVCTACWEHSALWQQMRLWTQARQMGWYAGRCMAAHMLSEPIELDFCFELFSHITKFFNYKVVLLGKFNGQGLGPDQELLLRCTKGREYVKVVLSGGRMVGAVLIGETDLEETFENLILNQMDLTPYGEELLNPNIDIEDYFD; this comes from the exons ATGGCAGCTAGAAAAGAGAAGACATTTAGGTTTATGATCGTAGGAGGTGGCATCGCGGGTGTGACATGTGTTGAGCAG CTGTCATCCCAGATTCCGTCAGCTGACGTGGCTCTGATTACAGCAGGTCCCCATATCAAGGCAGTTACCAACTATAAacag GTGTCCAAGACTCTGGAAGAGTTTGATGTTGAGGAGCGACCATCCAGTGTTTTGGCGGAGAAGTTTCCCAACCTTACTATCATCCACTCTGCTGTGAAATCCCTTTGCACACAATCACAT TCTGTGGAAACTGCAGACGGACGGGTATTCGGTTATGAGAAGCTGTGTATCTGCGGCGGGGGCAGACCCAAGCTCCTAACCTGGGACAACCCTTATGTCCTGGGGATACGGGATACAGACAGCGCCCAG gaTCTCCAGAAGCAGTTATCCAGAGCAAAGagaattgttgttgttggcaacGGTGGGATTGCACTGGAATTAGT GTATGAAGTGGAGGGCTGCGAGGTGATCTGGGCTGTGAAGGACAAGGCCATAGGAAACCCCTTCTTTGACGCCGGGGCAGCACAGTTCTTCATTCCATCACTGGAGGTGGACAAACCAGAAAGAGCTGCTCCGTGTAAGAGAACTCGCTACACCAcagaggaaccagaaccaggagcgTCCCAGACCTTCACAGCAG ATAGGAACGCACGAAGGCGCGGTTCTGGTCCTACAGAGGCTGGCAGTGCCCTCGGTCCAGACTGGCACGAGGGGATAGTTTTACGAGGAGCCGAGCAG GTTTCCCGCAGAGTTTCATTGGAATACCAGTGTGAGGTGGAAAAGATCTTCACCTCGGCGGAGCTGCTCGATTCCCCTCAGCAAACAATCGGAGCAGAGAATG aAGGATCCTGGCCAGTTTACATCCAGCTGACGAATGGCAAAACATTTGGCTGTGATTTTGTCGTCAGTGCCACTGGTGTCGTGCCAAACGCTGAGCCATTTCTCCATGGCAACAAT tttgcaCTGGCAGACGATGGCGGCCTGCAGGTAGACGACCACATGATGACATCAGAGCCAGATGTGTATGCTGCAGGAGACGTGTGCACTGCATGCTGGGAACACAGCGCACTGTGGCAGCAG aTGCGTTTGTGGACGCAGGCCCGTCAGATGGGCTGGTACGCCGGCCGCTGCATGGCGGCACACATGTTGTCAGAACCAATAGAATTGGACTTCTGCTTCGAACTCTTCTCGCACATTACCAAATTCTTCAACTACAAG GTGGTCCTGCTGGGGAAGTTCAATGGGCAGGGGCTGGGCCCCGaccaggagctgctgctccGCTGCACCAAAGGCCGGGAGTATGTCAAG GTCGTTCTCAGTGGAGGTAGGATGGTGGGAGCAGTGCTGATCGGGGAAACCGACCTGGAAGAGACCTTTGAGAACCTGATCCTCAACCAGATGGATCTGACCCCTTACGGAGAGGAGCTGCTCAACCCCAACATTGATATTGAAGATTACTTCGACTGA
- the LOC117726390 gene encoding calcitonin gene-related peptide 2 → MYHLRVPVLLLMPLVLLRCVTAAPSYRYFSPSSSSERESGLPDGWLAPGLISNSFLGLVATRPQRGLTATNSHHIEKRKCNTATCVTQRLADFLVRSSNTIGTVYAPTNVGSGTYGKRELLQPPSFLPL, encoded by the exons ATGTATCACCTGAGGGTGCCTGTGCTTCTACTCATGCCGCTCGTGTTGCTGCGCTGCGTCACCGCCGCCCCGAGCTACAG GTACTTCAGTCCCAGCTCATCCAGCGAGCGGGAAAGTGGTCTCCCAGACGGCTGGTTAGCTCCTGGGCTAATCTCCAACTCTTTCCTCGGCCTCGTTGCTACACGACCGCAGAGGGGGCTCACAGCGACGAACAG CCACCAcatagagaaaagaaaatgcaacacAGCCACCTGCGTCACCCAAAGGCTAGCAGACTTCCTGGTCCGCTCCAGTAACACCATCGGCACCGTCTACGCACCCACCAACGTGGGATCCGGCACCTACGGCAAGAGGGAGCTCCTGCAGCCTCCCAGCTTCCTGCCTCTCTAG